A window of the Arachis duranensis cultivar V14167 chromosome 5, aradu.V14167.gnm2.J7QH, whole genome shotgun sequence genome harbors these coding sequences:
- the LOC107488984 gene encoding uncharacterized protein LOC107488984 has translation MSIIRIPVMPRGKRIKNPLKFVDERETNNASRSLQPPAPVAYEDTTSVEASEAPSQAPFQAAANSISSDGATRCSNSKSSSSWNMEIIDSTNMKKKAKIKVKDVCNLPRGDRVIVEVDEEGAAYGEAQGLLAGYCGILATNARIFPISFEKWSGQENGGMPKSFKDECFDTMIKPHFHFTSTEKIAYRYCIQSIAKKWATYRQRLWNEFYDSTMRREALVNNVPNDVPRDQWACFVNYRLKPSTVELCMKNKENRSKQTIPHTCGSKSNSRRRHEMYLETGKKPSRGMMYIETHKRKDGSFVNNEALTIVEQIELNMTQSNTQFEVSPNDAVGKVLGPEHSGRVRCMGMGAAPTNTFRNVRSRLNGMTISTNSAGSSSPTTSAILQEKINNLESDLHNSQQKVISLESKLQQSFDMMKAYLMMKEGGIPEALVGFFSAREANDAESEPTTPFDARRSAGDSNGHPRTNI, from the exons ATGTCCATAATACGCATTCCCG TCATGCCAAGGGGCAAACGCATAAAAAATCCATTAAAATTTGTAGATGAGAGGGAAACCAACAATGCTTCGCGTTCACTTCAACCTCCAGCACCAGTAGCATATGAAGATACCACTAGTGTAGAGGCTAGTGAGGCTCCTTCTCAAGCCCCTTTTCAAGCCGCTGCAAATTCCATTTCATCTGATGGAGCCACGCGTTGTTCTAACTCAAAGTCTTCATCTTCTTGGAATATGGAGATAATTG ACTCTACAAATATGAAGAAGAAGGCTAAGATCAAAGTCAAGGATGTTTGCAACTTACCTAGAGGAGACCGTGTAATTGTAGAGGTTGATGAAGAGGGTGCGGCATATGGTGAAGCACAAGGTTTACTTGCTGGCTATTGTGGTATATTAGCAACTAATGCACGTATCTTTCCAATTAGCTTTGAAAAGTGGTCAGGACAAGAAAATGGTGGCATGCCTAAGTCTTTTAAGGATGAGTGCTTTGATACAATGATAAag CCCCACTTCCATTTTACAAGCACAGAAAAGATTGCCTACAGGTATTGCATTCAAAGTATTGCAAAAAAGTGGGCAACATATAGGCAAAGATTGTGGAATGAGTTCTATGATTCAACCATGAGAAGAGAAGCATTGGTGAACAATGTTCCTAATGATGTTCCAAGAGATCAATGGGCTTGCTTTGTCAATTATCGACTAAAACCGTCTACAGTT gagctttgcatgaaaaataaggaaaatcgaAGCAAGCAAACCATTCCTCACACTTGTGGATCTAAATCCAACTCTCGGAGGCGACATGAGatg TACTTGGAAACGGGAAAAAAGCCTAGTAGAGGAATGATGTACATTGAAACACATAAGAGAAAGGATGGGTCTTTTGTAAATAACGAGGCATTAACTATAGTG gAACAAATTGAGCTGAATATGACACAGTCAAATACACAATTTGAGGTGTCTCCTAATGATGCTGTTGGTAAAGTTTTGGGGCCTGAACACTCTGGGAGAGTTCGATGCATGGGCATGGGAGCAGCGCCTACAAATACCTTTAGGAATGTGAGAAGTCGGCTTAATGGGATGACCATCTCCACTAATTCTGCTGGATCTTCTTCGCCTACTACTTCTGCAATTTTACAGGAAAAGATCAATAATTTGGAGTCCGACTTACATAATTCACAGCAAAAGGTCATTAGTCTAGAGTCTAAGTTGCAGCAATCATTTGATATGATGAAAGCATATCTAATGATGAAGGAAGGAGGAATTCCTGAAGCACTTGTTGGCTTTTTTTCTGCCCGCGAG GCTAATGATGCTGAAAGTGAGCCTACTACTCCCTTTGATGCTAGGAGATCAGCTGGTGATAGTAACGGACATCCGAGGACAAATATTTga
- the LOC107488982 gene encoding metalloendoproteinase 5-MMP, which yields MKRHLLTLLFSFLLLDPFLSLMQLSGAEMFGVDVEGFVKQLKQIFPDVARDTGLNFFTTILGYIKQPGATSKSNIPGLHYVKQYLNNYGYLQDSYGSSFTDEMDQNTVSAIKQYQNFFRLRDTTGNLNQETLDLISRFRCGVPDGNLIYSLSPTNRVSWPKGKNWYSNRHNHLTYGFYPQFPDDIATVFRDSFKQWWSDAITEELSLTFKETSYVNADIKVGLQNFNDKMVAGISLIELSVSNNAVGYMLLDANNKNWALPNVGSLGSGGIDLGAVAMHQIGHLIGLSHSGDSESVMYPYILPGNQRKVQLSNDDIQQIKQLSSANGNGNGVGSSPWGLITTFLLGFPCLFLLY from the exons ATGAAGAGACATCTTCTGACATTGTTATTCTCCTTTCTCCTTCTTGACCCATTTCTTTCACTAATGCAGCTATCTGGCGCTGAAATGTTCGGCGTCGACGTCGAGGGATTCGTCAAGCAATTGAAGCAAATTTTTCCAGATGTGGCACGCGATACCGGACTCAACTTTTTTACGACAATTTTGGGCTATATAAAACAGCCAGGTGCTACGTCGAAGAGTAATATCCCAGGCCTCCATTATGTAAAACAGTATCTCAACAACTACGGTTACTTACAAGACTCATACGGCAGTAGTTTCACAGATGAAATGGATCAAAACACCGTTTCCGCCATCAAACAATATCAAAACTTCTTCCGTCTCCGCGACACCACCGGAAACCTCAACCAAGAGACTCTAGATCTGATTTCGCGGTTCCGCTGCGGTGTCCCAGACGGTAACCTCATTTACTCTCTCTCCCCTACCAACCGTGTGTCGTGGCCTAAAGGGAAAAACTGGTACTCTAACCGCCACAATCATCTCACCTACGGTTTTTACCCTCAGTTCCCAGATGACATCGCCACCGtgtttagagactcattcaaGCAGTGGTGGTCAGACGCTATAACGGAGGAGCTAAGCCTAACATTCAAAGAGACAAG TTACGTCAATGCAGATATCAAGGTTGGACTCCAAAACTTCAACGACAAGATGGTGGCAGGGATAAGCCTTATAGAACTTAGTGTGTCTAACAATGCTGTTGGGTACATGCTTTTGGATGCTAATAACAAGAACTGGGCACTTCCAAATGTGGGGTCATTGGGAAGTGGTGGAATTGACTTGGGTGCTGTGGCCATGCACCAGATAGGGCATCTTATTGGGCTTTCACACTCCGGTGACAGTGAATCGGTTATGTATCCGTATATTTTGCCTGGAAACCAGAGGAAGGTGCAGCTCTCAAACGATGATATACAGCAGATCAAGCAACTTTCTTCCGCTAATGGAAATGGAAACGGAGTTGGGTCCAGTCCTTGGGGATTGATTACCACATTCCTACTTGGATTTCCATGCTTGTTCCTCTTGTACTAG